From Ananas comosus cultivar F153 linkage group 8, ASM154086v1, whole genome shotgun sequence, one genomic window encodes:
- the LOC109713781 gene encoding uncharacterized protein LOC109713781: MGEEAVREIPLAAESDTTIPTAATVAGTLREKVSGDVDRFNDDDDKEEGGGENEDTKKKNKKKEAAEAVLRPPPHLPQPEAPPGMARSASISHEEHRPIQRSASAQSPSAVDVASIGRFLRDRGSSFSAAIARRISSLSGDDDDDPHPRSPAPVTEFHLSGVKVIVRVKDAEADADDDDESEGGDRPAPAPFPIKGRISFFSRSGCRDCGAVRSFLRGRGLPYVEINVDVFPERERELIERSGARHVPQIFLNEKLLGGLVALNSLRNSGEFERRVRDSVGTQRCPESAPSAPVYGFDGEDDDARGNGRTDAMVGVVRVLRQRLPIQDRFARMKLVRNCFAGADLVEAIIHHLDCGRKKAVEIGKELSRKHFIHHVFRENDFEDGNNHFYRFLEHDPAIPKCFNFRGSTNDDEPKSAAEVGRRLTNLMVAILEAYASDDRLHLDYARIGASEEFRRYVNLVQDLQRIDLFALSPEERMAFFLNLHNAMVIHAVARVGRSGVIDRRAFFTDFQYIIGGYPYSLSTIKNGILRSNRRQPYFLIKPFSSVDRRLELALEKVNPLIHFGLCNGTRSSPAVRFFSPQGVEVELRHAAREFLLNGGMEVDLEKRTVYLTRIIKWYSADFGQDRDLLKWILNYLDATKAGLLTHLMNDGGLITISYQNFDWSLNS, encoded by the exons ATGGGAGAAGAGGCGGTGAGAGAGATCCCTCTCGCAGCTGAATCCGATACCACAATCCCCACCGCCGCGACCGTCGCCGGAACCCTACGGGAGAAGGTATCCGGCGACGTCGATCGGttcaacgacgacgacgacaaagaagaaggaggaggagaaaatgaggatacaaagaagaagaataagaagaaggaggcggcggaggccgttctccggccgccgccgcactTACCTCAGCCGGAGGCGCCGCCGGGGATGGCGAGGTCGGCGTCGATCTCCCACGAGGAGCACCGCCCGATCCAACGGTCCGCGTCCGCCCAATCCCCTTCCGCCGTCGACGTGGCCTCCATCGGCCGCTTCCTCCGCGACCGCGGctcctccttctccgccgccatcgcccgccgcatctcctccctctccggcgacgacgacgacgacccccACCCCCGCTCCCCGGCGCCGGTGACCGAGTTCCACCTCTCCGGCGTCAAGGTCATCGTCCGCGTCAAGGACGCCGAAGccgacgccgacgacgacgacgaatcGGAGGGCGGGGATCGGCCAGCGCCGGCGCCGTTCCCGATCAAGGGCCGGATCAGCTTCTTCTCGCGATCGGGGTGCCGCGACTGCGGCGCGGTGCGATCGTTCCTGCGCGGGAGGGGGCTCCCCTACGTGGAGATCAACGTGGACGTGTTCCcggagcgggagcgggagctGATCGAGCGGTCGGGGGCCCGCCACGTGCCGCAGATCTTCCTGAACGAGAAGCTTCTAGGAGGTCTCGTGGCGCTCaactcgctgcgcaacagcggGGAGTTCGAGCGGAGGGTGCGGGATTCGGTGGGCACGCAGCGGTGCCCCGAGAGCGCCCCGAGTGCTCCGGTGTACGGATTCGACGGCGAGGATGACGACGCGCGGGGGAACGGACGGACGGATGCCATGGTGGGGGTGGTGCGGGTGCTGCGGCAGCGGCTCCCGATTCAGGACCGGTTCGCGAGGATGAAGCTCGTGCGGAACTGCTTCGCGGGCGCCGACTTGGTCGAGGCCATCATCCACCACCTCGATTGCGGCAGGAAAAag GCGGTGGAAATTGGGAAAGAGCTTTCGAGGAAGCACTTCATTCACCATGTATTCAG AGAAAATGATTTTGAAGATGGAAACAACCACTTCTACCGGTTCCTCGAGCACGACCCGGCCATTCCAAAGTGCTTCAATTTCAGAGGATCAACCAACGACGACGAGCCCAAGTCGGCGGCCGAGGTGGGGCGGAGGCTTACCAACCTAATGGTAGCCATACTTGAGGCCTATGCTTCTGATGATAGGCTACATTTAGACTATGCTCGTATCGGCGCCAGCGAGGAGTTCCGGAG ATATGTAAATCTGGTCCAAGATCTGCAAAGGATAGACCTCTTCGCCCTTTCGCCAGAAGAGAGGATGGCCTTCTTCTTGAATCTTCACAATGCCATGGTCATCCATGCCGTAGCAAGGGTCGGCCGTTCCGGAGTCATCGATAGGAGAGCCTTCTTCACCGACTTCCAATACATAATCGGCGGCTATCCTTACTCCCTTTCCACTATCAAGAACGGCATCCTACGATCGAACCGAAGGCAACCTTACTTTCTGATCAAGCCTTTCAGTTCAGTTGATAGGAGATTGGAG ttgGCTCTCGAAAAGGTGAACCCGCTGATCCATTTCGGACTGTGCAACGGTACCCGGTCGAGTCCGGCGGTCCGCTTCTTCTCCCCCCAAGGGGTTGAGGTCGAGCTGCGACATGCCGCGAGGGAGTTCCTCCTCAATGGCGGCATGGAGGTCGATCTCGAGAAGAGAACAGTGTATCTCACCAGAATCATCAAATG GTATAGCGCCGATTTTGGTCAAGATAGAGATCTTCTCAAGTGGATTTTGAACTACTTGGATGCAACAAAAGCTGGGCTCTTGACTCATCTAATGAACGACGGCGGTCTGATAACCATATCCTATCAAAACTTCGATTGGTCCCTGAACTCCTGA
- the LOC109714491 gene encoding basic transcription factor 3-like produces MNREKLMKMAGAVRTGGKGSMRRKKKAVHKTTTTDDKRLQSTLKRIGVNTIPAIEEVNIFKDDTVIQFTNPKVQASIAANTWVVSGSPQTKKLQDILPAIINQLGPDNLENLRKLAEQIQKQAPNASGNATGSGTAQEDDDDDVPELVAGETFEEAANEKEAS; encoded by the exons ATGAATCGGGAAAAGCTTATGAAGATGGCTGGTGCTGTTCGCACTGGCGGAAAGGGCAGCATGCGCAG GAAGAAGAAGGCAGTTCACAAGACCACAACTACCGATGACAAAAGGCTTCAGAGCACCTTAAAACGCATAGGTGTGAACACCATTCCTGCCATTGAAGAAGTAAACATTTTCAAAGACGATACAGTTATCCAGTTCACGAATCCCAAAG TGCAAGCTTCAATTGCTGCCAATACATGGGTGGTTAGTGGATCGCCTCAAACGAAAA AGCTACAAGATATTCTGCCTGCAATCATCAACCAGTTGG GACCTGATAACTTAGAAAACCTGCGGAAACTCGCTGAACAAATCCAAAAGCAAGCACCCAACGCCAGTGGTAATGCCACCGGTAGTGGCACAGCTCAGGaagacgacgatgacgacgtgCCTGAGCTCGTGGCTGGGGAGACATTCGAAGAGGCTGCCAATGAGAAGGAAGCATCgtaa